The sequence tgcaggaagtggtcagactggacagaatacatcacttcctgcaggacagcttCATGGCtcatttttcctttttactaGGTAAATGGGAATTACACATCACGTAAATAGGATCTGGTTTTCAGGTAGTTTTTGCATTGAAAGACAAGGTTGTAGACACAACTCTTTATGTATTATATAATTGTTTATTGTCATTATTGTATGCAGAACATCCATGGTTTATGGCGCTCTCTTGTCATGCTTCTTTTTTGCTAATTGTGATAAACTGATGTACAATAATCTCACTTTTTTTCATGCCATATGTTGACAATACATTGTTCAAACATTAACTCTGTGGAATatcatagtaaggctatgttcacatgccgtacaaacaacgtctgttacatgtaaacagtcgttgtttAAGGCCACCTACGATACAGAAATGTTGATCATGAACAACCGCCATTAAAAAGGTAGCGTTACACAATGGTCGTAGACacggaatggccgttgtttttacagtgtgtgaacagtgtGTATGTAAAGGCCAGCTGGACTATTCCTGTAACAGTCACATGCACACGATTGTTAGAAAAATCAACATACAGATCAATATACAGATGACAGGGGGTATCATTAacaaaggggacattattacgaAGTGGAGGGCATTATGGAACCATAATTACTAAGGGGGAAATTTTACTAACAAGGGGATAATTTGGCCAATGgattgtttaatgattttgaagcaacaatttggtttttatataacgatcagctttagacaaataaatcgttagaaaaaccaTTATTGCGATTGCCCATCTCacgcatagggtgaatctttgaaagactatttagacaaagcgatctgcaaatttttagcgtacgaccaacgacaatttgaaaaTATGTTGAAAGagcacaatgaacgatttctcgctcgatgcttggtcgttcgctgtgtttacacgagccaattattgctcaaatgcaatcCTTATAGCAAAAATTCCAACGATGATCATTTTGTGTATACACACCATTAGGAGggaattattactaaatgggagtAAAAATGAGGGCATAATTACTAATTGGGGTCATTAAGGGGCAATGCACATCAATACTCTACAGTGAGTGTGCtaagggggacactaaggggggCATTCAGTAATCAGTGGGGGGACTAAGAAGCATTTTTACTGATTAGGGGGCACCATGGGGAGTGGAGGCACCAAGGAATTATTAGTGGAAAGCATTAAGGGGCAATACAATTAGAGGACACTAAGTAGGCATCATTATTGAATAGGGACACTAAGATGCCACCATTACCAAGCTGATTACTGTGTGAAGGGCACTAAACTGGCATCAACTCTGGAGGGGGGCACTTTTACTATGTTTGGATGCTTTACTACTTTGAAGGGAGAATAAAAGTGGTCACTActtatataggggcagtaatGAGTTACCGGGTGGTACACCACAGTGGGCACTCTGTAGCAACATCATGGCAGCCCGGaccagatattaaaaaaaaaaaaaggaacataaaTTCCAGTGAGTAACTTGATATAACTGTATTTTAATCACTCATATCAGGTCTATAGATTACAGATTATACTTGTCAATGTAGTAATGGTATGTCACCACTGAGGCATAAAATTATTTGTTATATTGGTATGTGTGGTACATATATGTGGTCATGGAGAGGAGGGATCATCCCTTTTATTTACTAAGCGCATGACTATTTAGAGGCATGATGTTATACATAGATTGGTGTTTATGAAAGTAAATTATTTTGGTATATGGCTGATGTATCAATAGGTAAAGATAGTAATATCCAGAGTTAGTATACTGTTGAGGTGTATCTATTGTTACAAGTCATGTGATAATGTTATATTTAGTTACAGTGTAGTGATAAGATGATGTATCTAGGCCTGTAAATCTCTTATATTATAAAGGTTGATTTATTTCATAGTAAAATGTTATAATCTTTGTTATTAGTGGTGGTGGAGTTCAAACCATATGCCTTTGGGCCTATGCTCTCCATTAAAAAGGTAACAAAAAGTAGACCCCAAGTATTTCATCTGCTAATTGTATGTTACACTGTCTTATGATCGGCTGAGGTCAGAGGGCGGAACACAGGGTTTGGTTCCCAGTCAGAATAGATAAGAAATCCAGTGAAAACGCTGTCTGTTCCACTACTTGAGTAAAGACCAGGATAGTCTCCCACCTGTACCCACACCTCATCACTAGGTTCTAAGTGAAAGGCTGCTCCTCCACACAACGCTCCTGGCTTTGCTGCATCCCCCGGCTGGAAAAAAGAGGCCTGGGAGTGTCCATTCTTCATCAGCTGCACATGAAGGTTTCCACGGTACACTGTGCCATGAAGAGAGAAATAGTACAGTCCAGGGACCACACATTTAAAGCGACCAGTTTCTGGGTTGTAATGTCCTTGTTCATTGATAAGAACGTTTCCAAATGGAACTGGTTGTCCAGGAATAGGAGGGCTCCGCGACTGAGATAGTTTGGCACTAAAGGCAGAACGGGGAGAAACTGCACACTCTCCTTGATCGCCCCGATCCCCTTGTGCACCAGGAAGTCCAGGCTCTCCGGTCTGGCCCTTGGCTCCAGTCATTCCTGTCAGGAAAACATTTTACACATATTAGTATTAATCTTTTACGTAATTGACTAAAACTTTGCACTTTGGCTAAATATTTGCAGCGGACATGTTTGTAAGAGATTTCCTATTAGTTATCAGCACTGCTTCTCAATATGCTATTGAAAAGACAGGTGTTTATGGAACAGTCACAAAGCGCTACACTCATAAATTCACTTAGGGAGCTTCATtctgaggctaggttcagacaacgtctttttttggccatttgacggctgtctttttggacgtccatcattttgaggccaaataatgtccGTAATTTGGAAATCACGGACGCATTGTAAAGTCATgttacatggcgtaagacactggccattctgtgaaccAGCCAGGCCACAGAAAAGCTGGTGTCATGGAAGATCGGTGtgccgcaagctccattgtgtaagctgacagattctctgcggccactattcaatgaatagcagctgcagtaaactgacatgtcagttttttgcggcactgCTAGCTattccggtcggagtgtatactatgtgtatacactccggacgggattccctctagttgcagcacaatgtaagtttcatagtaatcatggccgtgattactacggaacttacgttgtgtgaacacagcctaaagttaCAGATGTTATTTGacttcaaaatgacggatgttcaAAAAGACGTCTGTCGAGCGACCAAAGAAAGAcgttgtgtaaacctagcctgatAGCGAAGGTCTTTCCTCCTCTAATTTAATAAGATGTGGATGATAAGAAGGAGAGACATGACTGCATAGCTGGGATTCATGTTTTCTACAACAGGTTCCCTACTTGGATTGGAAAGTTATATGAATGGGGTCTGCAAAGTTAGAAGATTACACTTTCTAAAACCCCCACTGTTTCCCCATTAAACCAAAGCGCCTACATTGTGCCCACTAAATAAAAATATGCCACACACTATGCCGCCCTAAATAAGAGTATGCCTCACACTATGCCCACTGATCAAAACTATTTCCACTCCATCATAGAGCCTGGCCTGGCTTCTGGTTAGTCTGCTCCAGGATGATGCATGCATCACAATGATATTATGCCACCTGCTGTACTGGGAGGGCACTGACTGGTACTGCTGGGACTCTTCTTATATCCTTTGTCTTCAGTGGTGCCACTACTAATTTCAGTTGTATTCCACCCTTTCCCTCGTCCATCCAGGCGGAGAGTTAACGTAGATGTGGCCTCCTAATTTACATGTATGGGAGTTATGAAAGTGTGCTTGGCAGTTTCTGTAACTTCCTTATAAGAGAATAGAAAGAACAGTACAATGGTGCCACCAACTCTCCATTAACTCTTTGCTAGAATGCAGTGTCTGGGGGCTGGCTCACCAGGTGGGATAGTGGTTGGGGGGTTTCTTTCTTGACATAGGATATGTGAGATAGGAATACCTTTTAGTGACCACAACGAATGGAGACTGTAAATCGATCAGCTAGTGTAAGGACTACCACAGAAACCTGTACTgcacaaagggaatctgtcaactatATATCTTGCTCAGAGGTGCACCCAGGGGAAGATAGGGGAGATAAAACAATGTTATCTGACAATGTTAGCAGATGGCTGCTCGCAAAATATAAAATCACATTTTCCTTctaggcttaaagtgtcactgtcgtgaatttttttttttgcagaaatcaatagtccaggcgattttaagaaactttgtaattgggtttattatccgaaaaatgcatttttatcatgaaaaagcagtttgaagctctcccccctgtcttcattgttctcctatggagagagctaaagaaaagaccaaaacaggacaacaaagagttaatctacaaatccctcatgggatatctctactgaccatcaccactgatctgtctgagctcagattacagctgtcacccagctccatgcctgtaatcctctgttatctgctttctgctgccggctaactccctccttcctcctcccccctcccctctccctagagcagacaggggacgtctcctgcaacaagtcacaattttcagatttttcagagtggatgaaaaagaggaaggagggggggacctgggaaaaggctttttacatgcagataatggcagatttggctaataaacccaattacaaagtttcttaaaatcgcctggactattgatttctgcaaaaaaaaaaaaaatacgacagtgactctttaagtgccATGAAGGCAATATTGAGCTGCTGCATCATGCACACCTTCTCCTTCCTTTACTGcactgcatgattgatgtacatgGTTCAGTGCTTAGAGGAGAAGTACGGCCATGTTatgtttttttcaaaatgcaggggcatgggggaacataaaaaactatcaaaatttacctctccccgtgcctctccagtGTCGAATCGCCGCTCCGGGACTCCCATATGGGTTTCTGGATCTCCACCTGAGACAACGTCACAACCCGGTTGTTggtctgcccgctcagccagtcagtccaTCCGTAATGGGCATTTTCCAGTCATTTGAGTCATTACGTTATCACAACTCAGGGAAAAATGCTTTCCGCTCAGGCGGCAGATCGCGGGCATAAGGGGTACGAGATACGTAAGGATTGGTTGTTATGTACCCTTTTAGATTTCAACcagggctggacttctcctttaaagtcaagCCAGAaagagtgtgtgcgtgtgtgtgtgtgtgtgtgtgtgtgtgcctttaCAGCTCTTAAGCTTGGAAGAAAAACATGAATATAACTTTACAGCCATCATCTAAGAGACAGGTATTATTTGTTTTATCTGCAGTTATGAGCATGTTACAGAGCTGATGGATTTTGTATCCGATGGAATTCTCTGCCATAATTTTGTGGCACAGAAAACAGGGTCATCTTTTTCATCACAGCTCAGCTGCATTCATACATTTTATCACTGCAGTTAGGTCATGTAACCACCAATCTGGCAACCAGAAAATAGCTTGCTCCAACATGTAAACAAGATGTCAGTCTGTTACTTACTTCCTGTGAACTACATAATTACATCATCACCATCATGGCCTTTCCTTCCCTACCTAACGCCACTCTCATTGTTCTTCTGTATGTTTCTCCATGCACAGAATGTTGCTCTAAGGCCAAAATCACACGTCCATTGTTCTGTtcacaattgcggacagaacatgggACCAATGTTATTCAGTGGCCCCGTACACACGTCTGtacgtgtgtatggggccatgatCCAGGCTGCAAAAAATAGGACCTGCTGTAACACAGACTGCAATTTCTGGCACAGATTGCTGTACTAATGGAAAGGCAAAGTATTGCTCCGTGAGGCCccgagcactacagatgcacattcatagtgcggtccGGGATGCGGGCTGCACTACGGACGTGAGAATGTAGCCTAAAATACCAGTACTAGCAGATACGTCCATTCATTGATCAGCTGCCTGCAGAGTTCTACAACTACCCTGACAcaatgagagagactgcagctgtatcaCATATGAGGCTCTATAGAGTGAGTGAGGGAAGAGATATCCCATGACACATTATCTTGCCACTTTTGCCATTTATAAATAACATTGCCAATGTTCACATGACCAATACATTGGAACAATGTTAATGATAACTGTCTTGAAAGCACAATGATGAGAAATAAAAGTGTGTTTGTAATATGTTAAGAAAAAAGAAACCCCTTTGAAATGCATTGTTGGAAAGCTTTGTTAGCTTTGTAAGCTTACCTGGTTCTCCAGGGTCTCCTTTGGATCCACTTGTCCCCGGAGCTCCATCTCTACCATCTCGGCCATCCCTTCCTGATAATCCTGTAGAGCCATGTGTTCCAGGAATCCCAGGAATTCCCGGGGTTCCACAGCAAGGTGATGTTATCTTGTTATCTTCTACTTGTAAAGAATTTGATACGAAGGAAAATATAACAAAAACAGGAAGGAGCATTGTTCTGCCAAAGAATATATTTATTAGAAGTTAATCAGAAAGGCAAGTGATGTATTTTATcactagatagatatatagatgtatagataggTAGAACCTTCTCGTTTTGTTTTCTGTACAGACAAGTAGTTTTGTGAGATGTGG is a genomic window of Dendropsophus ebraccatus isolate aDenEbr1 chromosome 12, aDenEbr1.pat, whole genome shotgun sequence containing:
- the C1QTNF5 gene encoding complement C1q tumor necrosis factor-related protein 5; amino-acid sequence: MLLPVFVIFSFVSNSLQVEDNKITSPCCGTPGIPGIPGTHGSTGLSGRDGRDGRDGAPGTSGSKGDPGEPGMTGAKGQTGEPGLPGAQGDRGDQGECAVSPRSAFSAKLSQSRSPPIPGQPVPFGNVLINEQGHYNPETGRFKCVVPGLYYFSLHGTVYRGNLHVQLMKNGHSQASFFQPGDAAKPGALCGGAAFHLEPSDEVWVQVGDYPGLYSSSGTDSVFTGFLIYSDWEPNPVFRPLTSADHKTV